One window of the Burkholderia sp. FERM BP-3421 genome contains the following:
- a CDS encoding YbjN domain-containing protein — MTDHQTAALIDSLTADGLADVFKDAGYRVTLAEQNGVVQLLSASQGIGFAVSFGNPAVTPDDRQAAYIDWTFSCALQVQGELPAELVPGWNRTRRFARLSQQGPFVVLEHDVMVAGGVSPRYLRASIELWDRLLQEFLLHLRNRPALAEAEAAAGAAASGPALAAS, encoded by the coding sequence ATGACAGATCATCAAACCGCCGCCCTGATCGACAGCCTCACGGCCGACGGCCTCGCGGACGTCTTCAAGGACGCGGGCTATCGCGTGACGCTCGCGGAGCAGAACGGCGTCGTGCAGCTGCTGAGCGCGAGCCAGGGCATCGGTTTCGCGGTGTCGTTCGGCAATCCGGCCGTGACGCCGGACGACCGGCAGGCGGCCTATATCGACTGGACCTTCAGCTGCGCGCTGCAGGTGCAGGGCGAATTGCCGGCGGAACTGGTGCCGGGCTGGAACCGCACGCGGCGTTTCGCGCGGCTGTCGCAGCAGGGGCCGTTCGTCGTGCTCGAACACGACGTGATGGTCGCGGGCGGCGTGAGCCCGCGTTACCTGCGCGCGTCGATCGAACTGTGGGATCGCCTGCTGCAGGAGTTCCTGCTGCATCTGCGCAATCGCCCGGCGCTGGCCGAGGCGGAGGCCGCCGCGGGCGCGGCGGCCTCCGGTCCCGCGCTCGCCGCGTCATGA